Genomic segment of Passer domesticus isolate bPasDom1 chromosome 4, bPasDom1.hap1, whole genome shotgun sequence:
ctctgcacagcactgGCAGGAGTCACCACTTCAACAGAAACTCCTTTCTTCAGCTCTGCATCCGTGAGAAGGCTGTGTAGCATACCATGCATGAGACCAAATCCACCAAGCGTTTTGTTTCCAGATGCAATATTAAATTCCATATAATATGGGTCTATCTTTATGGGCACATCAAACTTCTTCAGGAGCAgtgcatttaatattttttttcttaagtatAATGAGGTAGACTTGGTGGTTTGATAGAAGTcatccattccattccattccattctgTTTCCTCATTTAGGTCCTTCTcatttctctcattttctaGCCCCCTCTTCCTAGCACTTTTCCAGTGTAATTCCCAGCATCATGACTTCTCATTTGACCTGTCTTTCACTGAATGTCCATTTGTTCCCACCCAAGCACTTAAATTCTCCCACAAGATCCCTCTAAGACCTCATTCTCCTTTGCTTTCTGCTcgttcttttcctttccctttcccttcccctcaTCATTTTGTTGCATACCCTTAAATGAAAGGGTTATATGAAAGGGTTATATGAAACACATACATATAATGTAATCTCTCCCTTTGCCCCTGTCCtccttttatttcttaaaaagtGCTTTCTTCAGCTCCCTTCTTCCTTCATCTCAGTCTTCTTGACATGACCaagaacttttgtggaggaaAAAGTACATGGAGATACTGACATTGAACCGGGTTAGCCTCTACCTAGGGGGCTTTTACTTTATTTGTACTAGGTTCTGCAAGTCAATATCATGAAAGAAGTTGTGCAAATACCAAGTAAAGCAATCATAATCCCCTCTTCCTTAGCCATCCTTATTCCTCATTTCTTTCAGTTAACTGTGATATGATTGGATTTTGGGCTTCCAGGATACAGAAAACAAGAACTGGGACAGACTCAACATCAAAAAGCAGCTGACTCAGAAATTGGGAAAATAAAGGTTGTTCTTCAAGGAAATTATTGAACACTCTCTGGCTCTTGGGGAAAATGCACAAGGGATTTTTCTGTCAGCTGGGACCCAGATCCTGAGGCACATGACAAGGAATATGTATCTAAGCAAGCTACAGCCTGTAACAACCCATTATATTCATAAGTTGGTCTTATCATGAATCTCAGAATCAACACTTTCTGAAAAGCAGTTTATTAAATGTAAGAGTATGGCACTGCAATGCTCACAAGCACCACTGCCACGTACCATGTCCAAAGGGCTGGGGCTATTGGAACAAAACAACACACAGATCCCTGCCATGACACTGATTTGTCTTTTCAGCTCCACAACTGCTAGATTGCCTCCTCCTCACTGAAAGGATCTCACTATCTCATTATCCAGGTGTTCTGGCATTTAACACATGCTCTGTAGAAGCAGCTGTTACCTAATACCAAAGCAGGTACCTGAGCTGCCCAGGCCTGCTTCTGAAGTCACCATGAAgaaagcagccccaggagctctAGGGGTGCACCTGGCTGTATGCAGGCCAAGGAGTGAGACATTTAGGGTTAAAAAGTGGAAGTTCTTCCATATCCTCCACAGACTGCAGGATGTCCACTCTTCTCTCCAGCACgctgctgctcttccagagCCTCCAAAAGCTCACAGGGATTCAGGGTCAGCATTCAGGCCTTATGCTTGCAGAGGTTTGTTACAGTTAGATGTTGAGGAGACACTAAAATAGATAAATTAAACCCTGTGAAAGAAATATTATTGTATATGAAGGTCCTTTGCCCATGGGAGATTTTTGTTCCCTGCATGATGACTGTGGGTAAAGTCAGAGGTACGGACATCCATGACTGATCCACAGACATATATACCATCTGTGTTTGGAAAGCTCAGTCAGCCAGACCAAATCATCACAACAGTACAAAGATCGTGGACTACAACAGCTTTGTTGCTTATTTTGCAGAAGACTATACTGCaggcatcttttttttttggagctaTAAAGCATAACAATTCATTTTTTTGAGTTGTGTTTCCTGATGAGGGAGCATATCTGGTGCAGAACAGTCTTTGACAGGTGCTGCGCAAAGTGTACAGTGTGTGAAAGAAATATAGACATCTCTGAAGTCCTCCAGAGATGTGAAAGGAGAGTTGATAGCAACATTTTTGACCAAAGCCTGTGTTTTAATGCTTCCTACAGGCAGCAGTTAACTTTGGTCCTGTACAGGGTTGGAAACCTAAGAGTACATGGATAAAAGCATGGGGTTGTTAATCAGCTCTCATAAAATACAGAGGATACTACAGAGCACCAGAAGGTCACACCACCGATTaccctccttccaaagcagggagagcagaaagctCTCATTTGTCCTGTCAAAAATAACCTCATCCATAGTGCAGGATATCACAGTTTGCCATCTTGGAAATATTCCTTCCAGACAGCACTCCTCTACTCTGTTTCACTTGCAGGCATATTTCTACATCCTTTCGTTatgaaaaacctgaaaaagaaaaggattttctTGGTTTTCCAAGGAATCTATAACTGAGGTTTTGTCCACCTACATTTCTGTCCATCTCCCATCACAAGAGTTTTCCACTAAGTCACGGGAATCCTTTAATACTGGATGCCTTTCCAACCATCTAATTTACACTTGGTCATGTAATGGGTAGGGTACAACCGCTTTTCTCATATTACAAGTTTTTAGTTGTCATCTgccttaatatttttttctgttaggtAAATCCCAAAACATGTCTAGAATAAATTCTAGAAATGGTTACTTCTATGACAGGAATACCCTGAGAACCTATTCAGGAGACAACCTAAAATTCAGAATATCTAAAATTAGGCAAAAAAAATTAgcaatgaagaaataaaattctgaGAGGACAGAATTTAGCATCATAAAGAGAAGACAGGGTGCTTATTTGTAATCACTGACAACTGACATGCTCAAAGTCTTTTTCCTTTAAGAAATATTagaaatattagaaaaattataaattccTGTAAGAAATATCTAGAAAATAAGAACAATACCTGTATTGCAGAAAATTGTGTCACGTTTGATTTTTTGGTTTGTAATTTTCAGGCAGCCAATTAAATCTGCAGGTGTACTGAACAAAAGAGAGTCACTAATTTATTTGTGAAGTTTATGTAAGTATTTGCATTCTCACTGAGCAAGCCAAAAGAATTGGTGATTTAATGTAAAAGCTGTGTTCAGATGAAATCTACAGTCACTGTACATACAAAATCATTGCCAGTGGAAACAACTCACACAGTGAACCTGCTAATTGCCCCAGCTTCATAAACTCAACCCTGGATCCGAGCTCTCCGTGCTCAAACTGCTTGGCTTGGCTGCTCCACGGCAGGTCAGTGGGCAAGGCCAGCACTGTGAGCTTGCAAGGCAGCTGCAGCATGGAGCCCTGTcacacagcagccagagctgggctgtcCCCTGCAGAGGGGTCACAGTGCTCTCAAGGAGGCACAGGGAGTGAGACTCTTGGTCTGAACTGCCTCTCTGCTGGGCAGTAccaagggcactgctggcaccagcCCCATCACTCAGTGAGCTGGTGGTGCTCTGACACCTCTGAGtgcccttccagcccaggaggGCAATCACACAGCCCTGGGTCCAACACAGGACAGATATTCCACAGCCCTCTCTCCACAACACACCGTGTTTGAGACACTTGAGTCAGTACAGGATCTCCTGAGCCAGGTCTGCTCCTCAAAGCAGCATCCCAACAGCCAGCACTGCATGCAGGAGACAGAAATGCCACATCCCATCTCCACAGTTCAGGCTTCCTATTCAGTGGGAGAAGGATGTGAAATAAACAAGTCCTTAATCTCAAATTCTGACATTTTTGAGCAATCACTGATCTCTGTAAATTTATAAGTCccaaatgctcccagattttaCCTTTGGTGGGTGTCTACTCCTGATATGAtaataaagagaaagaaacattaATATAAAATTACTATTGATTTGCTATCAATAAAGAGGTGACTCCTAGAAAAAGAGGTGAAATCTCTTTAGAAATGTAAACAGTGCCAGTATCCTGTGAGGCTCATTTGATTTACCTAAGCatcaaaagcaataaaaatatttaaatgttaaaTACCCCAAAGCAGCCATTGATTTAGTTACCAAGTTAGTCCATCATATGTGAAAAGTGAGCTCAACTACTTCAAACAAAAAGTAGGAAAGGTTATTATTTCTACATAGGTGGAAGAGCAGTGGTAAAGGAAACCTGGACTTTATATGATGTTGTACCAAATAAACATCAAATTATTAATCTGTGCTAGGAGTGTTCTTAAAAGCCTAGCGACTTGCACACAGCAAATGCATATACTGCAATATGGTGGATAGTCATTAAAGTGTTCTACTGAATAATAGGGAAAAATTCAGAACAAGTAAATATACTGTATGGATGACTCACACATACATGACATTTCTACTTCAATTTTTCTATCAGGGACTGCaaataaaacagattaaaaGCTAAATACAGTCTGGAAAAGCTTTGCTTAAGGACTGTGAGAAGCATCTGGCCATTTGCATAtgctgatttgttttttttttagtagaacAAGCCAATCTTATCCAGTTTGCATTGCTATCCACAGGTAACTACACCAGAAAATAAGGAATACATAGCCATTTATGTCTTTAGTAGGAAACTTAGCATAGAAATAAGGAGAGAGTCaaagagaagatttttttcaaaagctgGTGGTGCCTGCAGGCAGTTGTGGGACAGGGCTCTCAGTGTGTACAGAACTTGTTGCCTCCTGGCACTAAGCATCAGACACAACCATGCAGCTCCACTCCTTCCTGAGAGCATGAAGTGGTTAGACAGCCTGCAtgtcttttccttttcaagGTCTTGCAAGGAGGAATAATTCAGGAGAAACTGCCATGCAGTGAAATGAAATGTTGGTAGGTTTATTTTCATGCTCGGTACTCTGCATGCCAAGCCTCCGCTTGTTAGTGTAAAGATGAAGCAACAAGAGGGAGATTTGGGTTGGTTTTCCCAGAAACAGCATCTCTGAGCAATAAAACTGGGAGAAATTGTGTCACTGTATATATGCAACCAGCAAAATTCAAGCATTCTTTTCAGTTTGGTTGTAAACTCCTGTAGAAGTGTTTTTGTTTGAGCCTCCCAGCCCTAAAGGACATGGGCTTTTCCCCATATAAGGAATGAAAGGAATTGTAAAGCAGCTATTAAAACCTACTGAGCTAATTTGTTAAAAGGTTGTCACATTAGTGAGAATACAGTTCTCATTGTCAGCATTATATTTCCACATATTCAGTTGAATTCTAAAAATCAATcaaatttttctcttaaatGTGGAAGGTAAATCCTTCTTTCACTCAAGTCTGGAAGCATCCTACAGTTGACATCTCAGCAACAGcacaggatcctgatgtcaacTGCAAAAAGCAATTTGAAGGCTGAGTGTTGGAGCAGTTACTTATATGAGATCCCTCATGAAATACATGGAGAAATCTTGACAGGAAAGTAGTTTAGAGATGTACAGCTGTCACCTACTCTGTAGTTACAGTTACAtttgttggggaaaaaaatggtatTATTCAAGAAATAGAGTAAAAACCTGCTCAAAAGCGGATGACATAAGATTTTCCTGCAAAACCAACAAGTTGTCCAGGATATGTTTGTGTGCCTTTGTTGTGTGCACAgccagagagcagcacagctgaggtAAAAGCCACGAAAGAAATCTTCCCCATTACCAACAAGGGATTCAAATTCCTTACAGAAGGAAGCACTGTTTGTACCACTGCCATCTTCCATCTAGGTCCTTTAAAGACACAGCAGGAGACTCAGCAAGGATTTGCATTGCTCTGAGTATATCGAGAGGAAAACTCGTTTGGGGAGACAGCTTGtgtctagaaaaaaaatcacatctaaTAAGGTATGGCAAAAATAATACCTACCACCTTGCAGGCTCTGGGAGGTGCTGCCAAGAGGGCTACAGTGTGTGGTAGCCCCTGGCCATGAAACTCCTTGGCCTGCCTCAGAGCTGAGAAGAGCTTGGAAGGCAGAAGTGGTACTGTGCTAGCTTGGCTGTGCCCCAAAACTGGCACATGGGGATTACACCACTAATTATTTTCCCATACTGGGCAAATCCTGCCCTGAAGGAAAAGCTataacttttcctttttcccagtGCAATGTACTCCCACCCACAGGATCATCTGGGTCTTTTTATACAACGTTCTATATGCTGGAGAAAGTCTGTGCTCTTTACAAAGGCTTTTTTAAGGTTTTTCAGCCACCTTTCCTGGTGCTTTCACATGTGATAAAAAGGCTTTTATAAGCCGAACATATCTTCCCCCATTCCATCACCCCGCATGTCATACGCACCGCTTCTGTGAGAGGGCTGCCTCTCACCTGGCAAGCAGAGCGGCTCCGCTGGCTGAGAGAAGCCAGCCCGCACGGCAGGCTCCCCTCCCGCCGGGGTTTGTCACTGCACACCGGGCAGCGGGGCTGTGCCTTGGCACCCGGGGTCCGCTCGGCCTCGCCCTGCCcgccccagccccgctgccacCGGGCCCCGCCGAGCGCGGCCCCGGGCCGGGCAGTGCGGCCGGGCCGCCTCTAGGTGGGGCAGCCCGGCCACGGGCGGCACCGGCACGGTGCGCTGCAGCTGAGGGAGAGGGGGCGAGCCGGGCCCGGGACAGCGAGCGGAGCCCTGGGAAATGAGCCGGACCCCGGGATAGCGAGCCAGGCCCGGGACAGCGAGACGGGCCCGGGATAGCGAGCTGGGCACGGGGATAGCGAGCCAGGCCCGGGACAGCGAGCCGGGCCTGGGACAGCGAGCTGGGCCCCGCGACAGTGAGCTGGGTCCTGGGACAGGGAGCCGGGCCCCGGGACAGCGAGCCGGGTCCGGGACAGGGAGCCGGGGGGCTCCGGTGGGCGCGGGGAGAGGCAGCTGAGGGCACGGCGGGTTTGGGCTTTCCCCGCTGAAACGTTAATACACGTCCGAGAAACGGCGGACCCGGTGTTAATGGTGCAGCACGGTGTGTGTATTAAGGCTTGCGGCCGCGTCCAGACGGCGAGGAATGGGAGGTGCGGAGCGCTGTCAAGGGTGGAGGCATGGTGGGAATCGTGCCCCCCTCAGATATCCCCGTTTCAGgcgctgccctgcccctccGCTGCGTCCACCATGTGCACTCCGAGCCTTTCCAGCGAGGAGAGCTTGCTCCCGGTTTCTCCGTGGCACACTCGGAGGGGGCCCTGTGTCCCCCTCACGCCGTGGCCGGGCAGCCCGTGCCCTCCGGTGCCGCCCCGGCGGagcgcggcgggagcggctgccAGCTCTGCGCCAGAGCCGGGCCGCAGCTCTCCCCCCACCCGCCcttccatccctcctgccctccctcctgccctccctccctcccgctgCCCGTCTCcccggcggggctgggggccggGACCACCCAGCTGGCCCCAGGGCCCCGGCAcgccggccctgcccggcctcCCTCCGCCGCTCCGCTGCGCCTTACCCCCGCTGCCGCtcgctctcctcccggcctctTCCCCAGGCATTTCCTCCCCCAAACAGAGGTTTGCTGATCAGAAAGAGGGTGCAGAGATCGCCCGAGTAGGCGGAGgagcaaaaaaaattaagaaagaaaaagagaaaaggatgtGGGGGGAGGGAAGAGCTGAGTAAATTAGCAAAGAATTACAGCCACTGTAAACTATATGCAGGTATTTTAACAGCTTGGGCACGAAACTCTGTAAATCAGGGTCTTCCTGGGCTGGGACTCCGTGTGCCGGAGCACGGCGGGAGGCTGCACCGGGAGAGGCTCGCCCTTCTCCCGCCGCTCGCCGGCCCGGCAGCCGCCCGCTTTGCCCCTCTCGGAACGCTCTGCCCACCTGAGCAGAGCCCGACTGAAGAGAATCCCTGGCCGGAGCTCCCTGGCCGGGACTCCCTTCTCCGCGTGCCCCTTCTGGCCATCAACCCGAACCTCGACTCCCACGACCCGCACCTCCAGCCCCTTCCTCTGTCCCCGCGTCTGAGGCCGCTCATCTCTTCTGACATGCCAAATTTCATCGCTTGGCTGTTAAGGAGCCTTTAAAACACTCGTGCAGGACACCCTTCCTAGCCCCCTACGTATATTCTCGTAAGTGGATTTCTCGCAGCTTCCCTAGATGCTTCTCGTTTACCTCCAGCTCTTAAAAATTCCCCTTTGGATATTTTTTATTGTGTCGTCATACCCAAGTCTTTAGTGGCAAAGCGATGGCTTTCCTAGGAAAAATTTAGGTAAAAGGTGGGTCCAAGCAGGGTTATTAAAATGGTCTGAATTTGTTCAGAAAGGTAAAGACAGTTCCCGCTTCGTCATGCAGAGGTGCACTCCAGCTTTGCGCTGTGTATGAAAGTgggattatttattttattgatttaatTTTGATGTAAAAAGTATGATTGAAACCATTTAATTCGTGCCAGAGTCGTTGATAATCAATTATTGTCGCTTCGTAGTCTACTGCAAACCGACGTTCATCTCTGTGAGATCAGGTAGGGAGGTGTTGGCGGTGGCCACACGCCTGTGGAGAAGCCCGGTGACGCCCTGAGAATTTTGTTGATGGAGCAAAGCGGGTTTTCGGGTGTCTTTTTCCTGTGCTTTATCTCCTTATGTTGCCGCGCTCACCAGCACCAAACACCCATGTTCGTGAAGCACAGGCGTTTCATTTCTCGTGTACCTGCTTGATACCCCTGCCGCTATTTTTATTAGCTCCGAGAATGCCAATAATATTTGAAAAAGAGGAAAGTATGATGCTTGGGGGCATATTGTTGTTTTGGCAACGAGTCGCAGATATACAATTCATGTGCGTGTAACAGTTTCCAAAATCTTCCTGTGTAGGGCCGATTTCTTTTAGGGAAAGCATCATTTAGGGGAAAGAGTTTAATCTGGGAGAAATTGCTTTCCTAATACGGGCTTTATAAGCCACAGAGACAGAAGACCGTACTTAGTATAAACCCGACCGTGTTTTTAAACAAACGCAGTAGCGAAAAGCGCATTTTTCAAAAGCGGCCGAGGCTGATTTGCGTTTACCCCGACAGCGCGGGCGGCCGCGGGCTTGGGCGCTCATCCCGCCGCACGTACACGGCTCATCCCCCCGCACCGGCACGGCGTCTCGGCCCCGACAGACTCAGCACAAGCGAGTTCCGcagcccttccccagggcaCGCAGCAATGCACGCCAGACTGCGGCGTCGGTACCGTCCCCGCCACTTCTCCCGTCGGGACCGAACCTTTCCCCGGCGCCAGGCTGCAGCGCTCTGCTGAGGCGCGGCGAGGGGGGAAACACCTCTGAACTACGACCCCTCACTCTCCAGGCGGAAGCCGCCGCTTTCTGCCACGGAGCGGGACCGTCCCTTCCAGGGTCTCCTCGGCCGCGGccgccgggggcggcgggggcgccCCGCGGGCCGCAAGGGGTTAAGAGACGGCGCGCCCCGGCGCGCGCCCCGCGGAGCCGCATCGGCCCGCGGCGGGAGCCAATGGGCGGGCGGGCCGCGCGGGGGCTGCCCAATGGGAAGGCGCGGGGCCGGCGCTGTCGGGCGGCCGTGAGGGATGGCAGCGCCGCCGGCAGAAAAAGCggagggcgggcgggggcgggacAGAGCGGGGCGGAGGCAGCGCCCGTGCCGCCAGGGACCCGCGGCGGCGCCCGGCGCAGCGCGGTGGCCCCGGTGGCCCCGGCCCTATGGGCGGGCGGGCCGGCAGTGGCGCAGAGAGGCTGCTCCCGCTGGCGCCCGCCCTCCCGGCGGCAGAAcagggcccggcaccggcgcggcggcggccggcgatGCGGTCGCCCAGCTGAAGGCGCGGCACGGTCCGCTGCTCGTCCGTGCGGCTTGCCCGTCGCCGGGCCATGTCCGTCCGCGGCGGCAACGCCCTGACGCCTTTTTCCATCCAAGCCATCCTCAACAAGAAGGAGGAGCGCGCCCGCCACGCGGCGGGGCGGCCGCCGCTCCCGGGGGCGGCCGGCGGCTGGCGGCTGTGCGGCGCCGCCGAGGAcccgccgctccccgcgcccgccgcccgcgccccggccccgcggacGCCGGCGGGCTGGGACTCGGATTCCGCGCTCAGCGAGGACCCCGAGGGCGAGCGGCGCTCCGAGGAGGAGGGCGCCGGTGGCAGCGCCCGCCTCGCCGAAGCCacgggcggggggcggccggcggaggaggaggcgcaGCCCCCGGAGGCGGCGGAGCGGGACACCACCGGCCTCAGCGACAGCGAGATGTCGGCCGCCGTCTCAGGTACGGGCGGCCCCGATGGCGGCTTCTCCGCACCCGCGGGAGGAGGGCGGGAGGGTCCCGGAGGGCTGGGAGCGGGAGATGACCGTGGCTCTCCGCCGGCTCCCCGGAGCTGTGCGACAGGCTCGGTTGTGCCGGGGGGGAGAAAAAACCCGAAACACGTCCCGCGGGGCGAGGGAGGGCGGATCGGGGAGGGCCTTTGGCCCGGCTGAGCCCGCAGCTCGCCAGGGCGCCCGGCGCTTAAAGGAGAGCGAGGAGCCCCGGCCACCGGCGGCGGCTGTCCCGGCGACGGGGCGGGCAGCGGCTCGGCGGGCTCTCCGCTCGCCCCGTCGCTGCGGGCTGGCCGCGGGGAGCGCGCCTGTGCGCGGGTGCGGGCCCCGCGAGGAGCGCGGATTCCGCTGTCCCGGTGCCCGCCTGCCCTGACCGCCGTGCTCTCGCCCTGCCCGCAGATCGCAGCCCTCCGGAGGAAGAGGACGGAGCGGGCAAGTGCGGGAATCTGCTGCcgggggaggaggaggcggcggcggctccgaaACCGCGGAAGAAGCGCTCTCGCGCAGCCTTCTCCCACGCGCAGGTCTTCGAGCTGGAGCGGCGCTTCAACCACCAGCGCTACTTGTCGGGGCCCGAGCGGGCCGACCTGGCCGCCTCGCTGAAGCTCACCGAGACGCAGGTGAAGATCTGGTTTCAGAACCGGCGCTACAAGACCAAGCGGCGGCAGATGGCCGCCGACCTCCtggccgccgcccccgccgccaaGAAGGTGGCCGTCAAGGTGCTGGTGCGCGACGACCAGAGACAGTACCACCCTGGCGAGGTGCTGCGGCCGCCCTCGCTGCTCTCTCTCCAGCCATCCTACTACTACCCCTACTACTGCCTTCCCGGGTGGGCTCTGTCCACCTGCGCCGCAGCTGCCGGCACCCAGTGAGAGGCACACATACAcagccccccggccccggcacCCCCGCCATACACACTGGCAGCCAGGAAACCCATcttccctctgccaccccccCATCCATCAATCCATCCGTTCAGCTTCTCAAGTCcagagccccagctgcagctctcagtGCCTCGGAcagtatttattattattttattgttatttttattattaatatttttggaTGGTTCCTCACCCTCTCCTCTTTCAACATAGGACTTCTTGGCTACCCCCACCCTGACCCtcaccctgtccccatcccgccAGCCGAGGACTCTCGTGATTCGGCACAACTCGTTCATGGTATCCATGTTGTCAGTGTATTTGGTGTagactttttgtttgtttgttttattttgcttcggATGGGTAGAGACTCGATCTTGTgtggagaaaaagagagagaaaacaaaggagaggaaaaaaaagtacaacCCGTAAAACCAAATGCAAGTCAAAAGAGGAGATCAAGGACTCCCTCAGCGGATTGTAAGGAAGATTATTTTTGTCGTCTGAGTCCTTGGTCTTCCAACTTGTTGCAAACTGAGTGTGCCTTGTATGGTGCTGAATGTATGGAAGCCTCTTTCAGGTCCCCCTGCTCTTGTTGCTCATGTTATTCCTGTACTCCATGATCCCTGGCAAAGGATAAATATGTCACAAAAGGGTGAGACTTATATCGAAACTCtgacttcttttcctttttttcctgagatcTTTCCGTGTTCGGGGAGGGAGGAGTTATGGATTTTTCGCACTTTCCAGATGTATTAaagttgttgttgttatttttatattcaaTGTGAATATTTCTAGTCAGGCTTTTTAAGAAATCGATGTAACAGGAAACTTTAATACCATCAGTGCCTTTTACAATTcttctgcagagctctcctccAGGGGTGGGGGTTTCTGATCTGCTCAGCAATGTAATTACAGTCTCTTTCTTCCAAGGTAACTcgttgcttttttttccccttctttttttttccccctccatttCCCTTTTAATGGCACTGTGCACTCAACTAGATTATTTACTTCAAATGAATTGTGAATGTTTGTAAGCTACCCGCTGTacttgttttgttgtttggtttttttttgtttttttttttttttaatttataaactTAGTTCAACACTTACCTCTGCTGTTTCTGTCGTTCCTGAGAGCGGACACGGATTTCCCCAGTgatattttttccctgcagCAGACCTCAGGCCGTAGCTCAGACCACATCCCTCCTTTTCCCACTTGCACGGTGATGATCCTAGGGCCTGGCAGGGATCTGTGCCTCCTTTCCCGGCTGCAGCAGTCAGCGCTGATGCCCGTTCCCTCTATGGGAGGCGGAGGGGACCCAGGAGCTCTGGCCGGGCGCCTTAATCACTTCTTTGGTAACGCCTGTCGCAGATGGAGCGATCCCCCATCTGCCGGAAAGCCGGGATCCGTGGCTGAATTTACGGGTGCTGGTAGCGGTGAGGACGCGGTGCAGTCGGAGGAGCCACTGGGACCTCGAACTGCTTTTCCCGGTCGGTGGCAGCCTCGCCGTGCAGGCTGCGGCCCCTCTGCCATTTGAAACCTCGGCGGATGCTGGGCAGGTGCGTGGGTCGGTGGATTGTTTTCTCTCTGCCGGAGCCTGGCAGAGAGACCGGGGGCGCGGGCTCAGGATTTGGGCTGCAAGAGGGGGCTTCGGCGACCTCGACGAAACTGCCCAGGCCGTCTGTATCCCGACACTGCCGCGACAGCCACTTGGGGCAGCCTCCCGCCTTGGACTGAGTCTCCTCCAAGCCTCTGTAGAGCCCGGGCCCTCGGCGCGGTGCTGGCGGCTCTTCCCCTGCTGTCCTCGGGCGTCTCCGCCGAGGCCGGTGCTGGCCGAAGGGGAGGGCAGGCCGACCTGGGGTGGGCAGCTtcccccggggccggggccgggcagtGGCGCTCGGAGGGACCGGACCCGGTGATGGCTGCAGCTGTTTCCCCGCGCCGATGGAGCCCTGCCGGACCCCGCTCACAGGCGGCCGCGTTGTCTGGGCGCCGATGAGTCTTCATCACCACGggcttctcttctttctctctggTTCGCATGGCTTTCGCTGCGGCTCCCGAGGGCGGGGTGGCTTGCAGGAAGCCCCTGCCGCCCCATCGCTTCCCGGCCGCTGTGCCTGCGAGCCGCCCCAAGGCGCAGCCGGGCtgtttccctgccagcccctcgcTCCGGCCTCCCTGGCTGTCATTCCGCTTTGCCCGGGCTCGGGCACCCCGCGGGTCAGATGTCCCTGCGCTggcacctccagcagcactcGGCAGCGGTGGCTGCCCGtgggctgtcccagccccagcaagAGCTGGGGACCAGCACTCTGTTCCCAGAGCCGTCGTGACACCGGAGgaaatgttttgggtttggttttgctcTGCCGGGCGTGCCGGCGGTCCTGCTGCCGAAAGGAGCGCTCCAGATGCAGCAGTCCCTTGGCAGAT
This window contains:
- the NKX3-2 gene encoding homeobox protein Nkx-3.2 — translated: MSVRGGNALTPFSIQAILNKKEERARHAAGRPPLPGAAGGWRLCGAAEDPPLPAPAARAPAPRTPAGWDSDSALSEDPEGERRSEEEGAGGSARLAEATGGGRPAEEEAQPPEAAERDTTGLSDSEMSAAVSDRSPPEEEDGAGKCGNLLPGEEEAAAAPKPRKKRSRAAFSHAQVFELERRFNHQRYLSGPERADLAASLKLTETQVKIWFQNRRYKTKRRQMAADLLAAAPAAKKVAVKVLVRDDQRQYHPGEVLRPPSLLSLQPSYYYPYYCLPGWALSTCAAAAGTQ